A single Plasmodium sp. gorilla clade G2 genome assembly, chromosome: 7 DNA region contains:
- a CDS encoding Ham1-like protein, putative: protein MEIYLVTGNMNKKEEFLKMMKQDLTVEFVNINLEEIQAQDIVEINEHKVRSAYDILKKRDNNRNKKRYVITDDTGLFINKLNDFPGPYIKWMQKALGSKGIADVVSRLDDNKCHAICTYSVYDGNEVHSFKGITNGKIVEPRGDNKFGWDNIFEPEGLCKTFGEMTFDEKHSFSPRFKAFIQLREFLMNELKKYTNDF, encoded by the exons atggaGATATATTTAGTAACTggcaatatgaataaaaaggaagaatTCCTAAAGATGATGAAACAGGATTTGACCGTAgaatttgtaaatataaatt tgGAAGAAATCCAGGCTCAAGACATAGTTGAAATTAACGAGCATAAAGTAAGAAGtgcatatgatatattaaagaaaCGAGATAAcaatagaaataaaaaacgATATGTGATAACAGACGATACAGGATTATTTATAAACAAGTTGAATGATTTTCCAGGaccatatat taaGTGGATGCAGAAGGCTCTGGGTTCCAAAGGAATAGCCGACGTGGTTTCAAGACTAGAc gacAACAAATGTCATGCAATATGTACTTATTCTGTGTATGATGGTAATGAAGTACATTCTTTCAAAGGAATAACAAAC GGAAAGATAGTTGAGCCTAGAGGAGATAATAAATTCGGATG ggataatatatttgaaccTGAAGGTCTTTGTAAAACCTTTGGAGAAATGACCTTCGATGAGAAGCACAGTTTTTCTCCACGATTTAAGGCCTTCATACAATTAAga gAATTTTTAATGAATGAGCTTAAGAAATACACGAAtgatttttaa
- a CDS encoding DEAD/DEAH box ATP-dependent RNA helicase, putative: MGKIFKKSQKSHKVHMHHKINKHDQKKKKKKKQQHSDMLIGKMSKGFIKNKKNIREGGNKKKTNNKFNNIWKKKKKSDNSEKGQVDILGLLKGDSDNMNDNNNIDDDDNNNNNIDDVDDDVYDDVDNYSCNHKKNDKSKKEHDILELNNINFNERRKKLINDKKIFDGKFCDLKNVLSQTIINTLEKNNFIKMTSIQKMSIPLFFKPNDIFLKSMTGSGKTLCYAIPAIEKILNMKEKIKITRDMGIFILVLSPTRELAIQINNLFCILSKPYPYIVASCITGGEKKKSEKNRLKKGISILTCTPGRLLDHLEHTKSFKLTFLKMVVLDEADKIIYLGTQDKIKLIYDMIRKIKQEEYSKVDRKKNKEQNIIHDNNVNDVNDVNDVNDMNDVNDVNDMNDVNNMNDVNNMNDMNNINNISNNLSKQYEQFITDKFQMIFISATLNHAMKTLANYCLTNNTIWIEKEKKNDINGGDETEDRNNESNNNNNNNKYGDGDGDDDNNTYELPEQLKQYCILIDMKQKFICLIYMLLDCIEKKKKPVVFLSNHHSVEYLQILLKSIYWPTDVNKKNIEVNKKLNEKITPVLEREDEKLLRKHLEQNILNNDKNNHNFSGRINLSYKNINLEEIQNDDDLNDETGNLYNINADKHKRIYLFENINIYILHGNLSKEDRLGNFMDFSKINNSILLCTDIISRGIHFDSLSVVIQYDPPQILEEYIHKVGRTARLNKQGSAYLFLLNSQKQFLNILKNKNIQLKIILGNTIINHFKKFCIPNFLKSVGKDILNFLHNHMQTIVKSNNTLMEKGTSAFLCSITSFYSTSKNLRSIFNVKDIHLGHLAYTFLLEKTPKQISKYKKEQNYINIKKQTVLSKKEKRLLKSKKFQKKQKRK, encoded by the coding sequence ATGGGCAAAATTTTCAAGAAAAGCCAAAAATCACACAAGGTGCATATGCACCATAAGATAAATAAGCatgatcaaaaaaaaaaaaaaaaaaaaaaacaacaacaTTCTGATATGTTAATTGGAAAAATGTCCAAGGGATTTATtaagaataagaaaaatattagaGAAGgaggaaataaaaagaaaacaaataataagtttaataatatttggaagaagaaaaagaaaagtgACAATTCAGAAAAAGGTCAAGTAGATATACTAGGATTATTAAAAGGTGATAGTGacaatatgaatgataataataatattgatgatgatgataataataataataatattgatgatgTTGATGATGATGTTTATGATGATGTTGATAATTATTCTTGTaaccataaaaaaaatgataaatcaaaaaaagaaCATGATATTctagaattaaataatataaattttaatgagagaagaaaaaaactaataaatgataaaaaaatttttgatGGTAAATTTtgtgatttaaaaaatgtgttAAGTCAAACAATCATAAATacattagaaaaaaataattttataaaaatgacaagtattcaaaaaatgagtattcctttattttttaaaccaaatgatatatttttaaaatcgATGACAGGTTCTGGAAAAACCTTATGTTATGCTATACCAgcaatagaaaaaatattaaatatgaaagaaaaaattaaaattacaaGAGATATGGGTATCTTCATTTTGGTTTTGTCTCCTACAAGAGAATTAgctatacaaataaataatttattttgtattttatcaAAGCCATATCCATATATAGTAGCATCCTGTATAACTGggggagaaaaaaaaaaatctgaAAAAAATCGATTGAAAAAAGGGATATCTATATTGACATGTACACCTGGAAGATTATTGGATCACCTTGAGCACACAAAATCGTTTAAACtcacatttttaaaaatggtAGTACTAGATGAAGctgataaaataatatatttgggTACTCAGGACAAGATAAAACttatatatgatatgatCAGAAAAATAAAGCAAGAGGAGTATTCGAAGGTTGACAGAAAGAAGAACAAAGAACAGAATATAATTCATGACAATAATGTGAATGATGTGAATGATGTGAATGATGTGAATGATATGAATGATGTGAATGATGTGAATGATATGAATGatgtgaataatatgaatgatgtGAATAACATGAATGATATgaataacataaataatattagtaaTAATCTCTCAAAACAATATGAACAATTTATTACAGATAAATTCCAAATGATCTTTATATCGGCAACTCTAAACCATGCTATGAAAACGCTAGCAAATTATTGTTTAACGAATAATACTATATggatagaaaaagaaaaaaaaaatgacataAATGGTGGGGATGAAACTGAGGATAGGAACAAtgaatcaaataataataataataataataaatatggtGATGGTGATGgcgatgatgataataacacTTATGAACTGCCTGAACAACTAAAACAATACTGTATTCTTATAGATATGAAACAGAAATTTATCTGTTTAATATACATGTTATTAGATTGtatagaaaagaaaaagaagccAGTGGTGTTCTTGTCAAATCATCATAGTGTGGAATATCtacaaatattattgaaAAGTATTTATTGGCCCACagatgtaaataaaaaaaatatcgaagtaaataaaaaattgaatgaaaaaataactCCAGTATTAGAAAGAGAAGATGAGAAATTGTTGAGAAAACATTTAGAACaaaacatattaaataatgataaaaataatcataattttAGTGGTCGTATAAATTTGtcttacaaaaatataaatttagaagaaatacaaaatgatgatgatctAAATGATGAAACAgggaatttatataatatcaatgctgataaacataaaagaatttatttatttgaaaatataaatatatatatacttcatGGTAATTTATCTAAAGAAGATCGTTTAGGTAATTTTATGGACTTttcaaaaattaataattcaatattattatgtacagATATTATATCTAGAGGTATTCATTTTGATTCTTTAAGTGTTGTTATTCAATATGATCCACCACAAATTCTTgaagaatatatacataaagtTGGAAGAACTGCTAGATTAAATAAACAAGGATCAGCTTATCTATTCTTATTAAACTCACAAAaacaatttttaaatatattaaaaaataaaaatatacaattaaaaattatattaggaaatacaataataaaccatttcaaaaaattttgtattccgaattttttaaaatctgTAGGAAAAGATATTTTAAACTTTCTACACAATCATATGCAAACTATAGTTAAATCAAATAATACTCTTATGGAAAAAGGAACTAGCGCATTCTTATGTTCTATTACTTCTTTTTATTCAACCAGCAAAAATCTAAGATCCATTTTTAATGTAAAAGATATACACCTAGGTCACTTGGCTTACACTTTCTTATTAGAAAAAACTCCTAAACaaatttcaaaatataaaaaagaacaaaattatATCAACATTAAAAAACAAACTGTTCTTAGTAAGAAGGAAAAGAGATTGTTAAAGTCCAAGAAATTCCAGAAAAAGCAAAagaggaaataa